The Mustela erminea isolate mMusErm1 chromosome 18, mMusErm1.Pri, whole genome shotgun sequence genome has a window encoding:
- the NEURL4 gene encoding neuralized-like protein 4 isoform X7 produces MAAGSGGSGGSGGGPGPGPGGGGGPGGSGAGPGSGGGLGSGGELHPRTGRLVSLSACGRTARRQQPGQEFNHGLVLSREPLRDGRVFTVRIDRKVNSWSGSIEIGVTALDPSVLDFPSSATGLKGGSWVVSGCSVLRDGRSVLEEYGQDLDQLGEGDRVGVERTAAGELRLWVNGRDCGVAATGLPARVWAVVDLYGKCTQITVLPPEPGFSPPTPIPAPPLEPSTPPEDSALTEQGTSGDEAFMVSPAQARPETFPNSLESHNDFASMELSEVVGNAILSAYNGGLLNVNLSSPPAGEGLGSGGAATSPVLTSNDALLFHEKCGTLIKLSNNNKTAERRRPLDEFNNGVVMTNRPLRDNEMFEIRIDKLVDKWSGSIEIGVTTHNPNNLEYPATMTNLQSGTIMMSGCGILTNGKGTRREYCEFSLDELQEGDHIGLTRKSNSALHFFINGIDQGVATPLTPPVVYGVVDLYGMAVKVTIVHNNNHSDRLRRNNAILRALSPEGALRRAAPTAQAEPERLLFHPNCGQKAAITHEGRTALRPHATDDFNHGVVLSSRALRDGEVFQVRIDKMVDKWAGSIEIGVTTHNPAYLQLPSTMTNLRSGTWMMTGNGVMHNGTTILDEYGHNLDRLKAGDTVGVVRREDGTLHFFVNGMTQGPAAWNVPPGVYAVVDLYGQAAQATIVDDVEVPPVPEPLPEGNNQVSPSSPSSGAGGSDLRFHQLHGSNAVITNGGRTALRHNCRSEFNDAIVISNRALRDGELFEIVIQKMVDRWSGSIEAGVTAIRPEDLEFPNTMTDIDYDTWMLSGTAIMQDGNTMRNNYGCDLDALGTGARIGMMRTAKGDLHYFINGQDQGAACSGLPPDVYAVVDLYGQCVQVSITNATGPMDNSLATSNTATEKSFPLHSPVAGVAHRFHSSCGKNVTLEEDGTRAVRAAGYAHGLVFSTKELKTEEVFEVKVEELDEKWAGSLRLGLTTLAPGETGPGAAGGPGLPPSLPELRSKTTWMVTSCEVRRDGQLQRMNYGRNLERLGVGSRVGIRRGADDTMHILVDGEDMGPAATGIAKNVWAVLDLYGPVRSVSVVSSTRLEEPEGTQPPSPSSDTGSEGEEDGDGEEHGLQGQNQVVVMPMALEFLENHGKNILLSNGNRTATRVASYNQGVVVIGQPLVPQLLVQVRIDSLNRQWTSSLVLGVITCPPERLNFPASACGLKRAAWLLRGRGIFHNGLKICEKFGPNLDTCPEGTILGLRLDGSGGLHLHVNGIDQGVAVPDVPQPCHALVDLYGQCEQVTIVSPEPGATSGKSAGTQGDMEKADMVDGIKESVCWGPLPATGPLKSCEYHALCSRFQELLVLPEDYFIPPPKRSLCYCESCRKLRGDEAHRRRGEPPREYALPFGWCRFNLRVNPRLEAGTLTKKWHMAYHGSNVAAVRRVLDRGELGAGTASILSCRPLKGEPGVGFEEPGENCAPPREEQPPPVLLSPSLQYAGAETLASKVQFRDPKSQRTHQAQVAFQVCVRPGSYTPGPPSAALRDPPDPHFSPAELEWVTKEKGATLLYALLVRVE; encoded by the exons ATGGCGGCGGGGTCGGGTGGGAGTGGGGGCTCTGGGGGAGGCCCCGGGCCggggccgggtgggggtgggggccccgGCGGGAGCGGCGCAGGGCCGGGGTCCGGCGGGGGTCTGGGCAGCGGCGGGGAGCTGCACCCGCGCACTGGGCGCCTGGTGAGCCTGTCGGCCTGTGGGCGTACAGCGCGGCGGCAGCAGCCGGGCCAGGAGTTTAACCACGGGCTGGTGTTGAGCCGGGAGCCCTTGCGCGATGGACGCGTCTTCACCGTCCGCATCGACCGCAAG GTCAACTCCTGGAGTGGCTCCATCGAGATTGGGGTGACGGCACTGGACCCCAGCGTGCTGGACTTCCCGAGCAGTGCCACAGGGCTGAAGGGGGGCTCATGGGTGGTGTCAGGCTGCTCTGTGTTGAGGGACGGACGTTCTGTGCTGGAGGAGTATGGGCAGGACCTGGACCAGCTTGGGGAAGGGGACCGTGTGGGCGTGGAGCGCACAGCTGCTGGGGAGCTGCGGCTCTGGGTGAACGGGCGGGATTGCGGGGTGGCCGCCACGGGCCTTCCCGCTCGTGTCTGGGCCGTCGTGGACCTTTATGGCAAGTGCACCCAGATCACCGTGCTGCCCCCTGAGCCAGGTTTCAGCCCCCCTACTCCCATCCCCGCACCTCCCCTCGAGCCTTCCACACCCCCCGAAGATTCCGCCTTGACGGAACAGGGGACCTCCGGGGATGAAG CCTTCATGGTGTCCCCAGCGCAGGCCCGGCCGGAGACGTTTCCTAACAGCCTTGAGTCGCATAATG ACTTTGCCAGCATGGAGCTCTCCGAGGTGGTGGGCAACGCCATCCTGTCTGCCTACAACGGGGGGCTCCTAAATGTGAACCTGAGCTCCCCGCCGGCAGGGGAAGGACTGGGGTCTGGCGGTGCCGCCACCTCGCCCGTCCTCACTTCCAACGATGCCCTGCTCTTTCACGAGAAGTGCGGGACGCTCATCAAACTAAGCAACAACAATAAGACCGCCGAGCGTCGCCGGCCCCTGGATGAGTTCAACAATGGGGTGGTCATGACCAACCGTCCCCTGCGGGACAACGAGATGTTCGAG ATTCGCATCGACAAGCTCGTAGACAAGTGGTCGGGCTCCATTGAGATTGGTGTCACCACCCACAACCCCAACAACCTTGAGTACCCAGCTACCATGACCAACCTGCAGTCAG GCACCATCATGATGAGCGGCTGCGGGATCTTGACCAACGGCAAGGGCACTCGCCGGGAGTACTGTGAGTTCAGTCTGGATGAGCTGCAG GAAGGTGACCACATTGGCCTCACGAGGAAGTCCAACTCTGCCCTACACTTCTTCATTAACGGCATTGACCAGG GCGTGGCTACCCCACTGACGCCCCCAGTGGTGTATGGTGTGGTGGACTTGTACGGGATGGCCGTGAAGGTGACCATCGTCCATAACAACAACCACAGCGACCGCCTCCGCCGGAACAATGCCATCCTGCGGGCACTGTCTCCAGAGGGTGCCCTCCGCCGCGCCGCCCCCACCGCCCAGGCTGAGCCCGAGCGCCTGCTTTTCCACCCCAACTGCGGGCAGAAGGCAGCTATCACCCACGAGGGACGCACTGCCCTGAGGCCCCA TGCCACCGATGACTTCAACCACGGCGTGGTGCTGAGCAGTCGGGCCCTGCGGGACGGAGAGGTGTTCCAGGTGCGCATAGACAAGATGGTGGACAAGTGGGCTGGCTCCATTGAGATTGGGGTCACCACCCACAACCCCGCCTACCTCCAGCTGCCCTCCACCATGACCAACCTGCGCTCTG GGACGTGGATGATGACCGGGAACGGGGTGATGCACAACGGGACGACCATCTTAGACGAATATGGGCACAACCTGGACCGCCTCAAG GCAGGGGACACGGTGGGCGTGGTGCGGCGGGAGGATGGGACTCTGCACTTCTTTGTCAACGGGATGACTCAGGGCCCTGCAGCCTGGAACGTGCCCCCGGGTGTCTACGCTGTCGTGGACCTGTATGGCCAGGCGGCCCAGGCCACCATTGTGGACGACGTGG AGGTGCCCCCCGTGCCTGAGCCGCTCCCTGAAGGGAACAACCAGGTGTCCCCCAGCTCCCCATCATCAGGCGCCGGGGGCTCCGACCTTCGCTTCCACCAGCTGCACGGCAGTAACGCCGTCATCACCAATGGGGGCCGCACAGCGCTCCGCCACAACTGCCGCAGCGAGTTCAACGATGCCATTGTCATCTCCAACCG GGCCCTGCGGGACGGAGAGCTGTTCGAGATTGTCATTCAGAAGATGGTGGACCGCTGGTCAGGCTCCATTGAGGCTG GGGTGACTGCTATTCGGCCGGAGGACCTTgagtttcccaacaccatgacAGACATCGACTACGACACCTGGATGCTGAG CGGCACGGCCATCATGCAGGACGGGAACACCATGCGCAACAACTACGGCTGCGACTTGGACGCGCTGGGCACAGGCGCGCGCATCGGCATGATGCGCACGGCCAAGGGTGACCTGCACTACTTCATCAATGGCCAGGACCAGGGCGCCGCCTGCTCAGGCTTGCCCCCGG ACGTGTACGCAGTGGTGGATCTCTATGGCCAGTGTGTCCAGGTGTCCATCACCAACGCCACCGGCCCCATGGACAACAGCCTGGCGACCAGCAACACCGCCACCGAGAAGTCCTTCCCCCTGCACTCCCCAG TGGCCGGTGTGGCTCACCGCTTCCACAGCTCTTGTGGCAAGAATGTCACTCTGGAGGAGGACGGCACGAGGGCGGTGCGCGCGGCCGGCTACGCTCACGGCCTCGTCTTCAGCACCAAGGAGCTCAAGACGGAGGAGGTCTTCGAG GTGAAGGTGGAGGAGCTGGATGAGAAGTGGGCGGGCTCCCTCCGCCTGGGGCTGACCACACTAGCGCCCGGGGAGACAGGGCCTGGCGCAGCCGGCGGCCCGGggctgcctccctctctgcctgagcTGCGGTCAAAGACCACCTGGATGGTGACCAGCTGTGAAGTGAGGCGCGACGGGCAGCTCCAGAGGATGAACTATGGCCGGAACCTCGAGAGGCTGGGG GTGGGGAGCCGCGTGGGCATCCGTCGGGGTGCCGATGACACGATGCACATCCTGGTGGACGGAGAGGACATGGGGCCCGCGGCCACTGGCATCGCTAAG AACGTGTGGGCCGTGCTGGATCTCTACGGGCCGGTACGGAGCGTGTCTGTTGTGAGCTCCACGCGGCTGGAGGAGCCAGAGGGCACCCAGCCGCCTTCTCCCAGTTCGGACACTGGCAGCGAGGGCGAGGAGGACGGCGACGGGGAGGAGCACGGCCTGCAG GGCCAGAATCAAGTGGTCGTTATGCCCATGGCCCTTGAGTTCTTGGAAAACCACGGGAAGAACATCCTCCTGTCCAATGGGAACCGCACGGCCACGCGGGTGGCCAGCTACAACCAGGGCGTTGTCGTCATCGGCCAGCCCCTGGTGCCCCAGCTGTTGGTCCAG GTGCGGATAGACTCCCTGAACCGACAGTGGACATCTTCGCTGGTCCTGGGCGTCATCACGTGCCCGCCGGAGAGGCTCAACTTCCCCGCGTCAGCCTGCGGCCTCAAGCGGGCGGCCTGGCTGCTGCGGGGCCGTGGCATCTTCCACAACGGTCTCAAG atcTGTGAGAAGTTCGGGCCCAATCTGGACACGTGTCCTGAGGGCACCATCCTGGGCCTGCGGCTGGATGGCTCTGGAGGGCTGCACCTGCACGTGAACGGGATAGACCAGGGCGTGGCTGTGCCAGACGTGCCCCAGCCCTGCCACGCGCTTGTGGATCTCTACGGGCAGTGTGAGCAG GTGACAATCGTGAGTCCGGAGCCGGGAGCTACCAGTGGGAAGAGTGCTGGTACCCAGGGAGACATGGAGAAAGCAGACATGGTGGACG GCATCAAGGAGAGTGTGTGCTGGGGCCCTCTGCCCGCCACCGGCCCTCTGAAGAGCTGCGAGTACCATGCCCTTTGCTCCCGCTTCCAAGAACTGCTAGTGCTTCCTG aGGATTATTTCATCCCTCCTCCGAAGCGGAGCCTGTGCTACTGTGAGTCTTGCCGGAAGCTTCGAGGGGACGAGGCCCACAGGCGCCGTGGGGAGCCCCCCCGGGAGTACGCGCTGCCCTTTGGCTGGTGCAGGTTCAACCTCAG GGTGAATCCGCGCTTGGAAGCTGGGACGCTGACCAAGAAGTGGCACATGGCATATCATGGGAGCAACGTGGCAGCGGTCAGGAGGGTGCTGGACCGAGGGGAGCTGGGAGCAG GCACCGCCTCCATCCTGAGCTGCCGGCCCTTGAAAGGCGAGCCCGGGGTAGGGTTTGAGGAGCCTGGGGAGAACTGCGCGCCCCCACGGGAGGAGCAGCCCCCTCCGGTgctgctttccccctccctccagtaTGCTGGGGCCGAGACCCTGGCATCCAAAGTGCA ATTCCGGGACCCCAAGTCCCAGCGTACGCACCAGGCCCAGGTGGCGTTCCAGGTGTGCGTGCGCCCCGGCTCCTACACTCCCGGGCCCCCTTCGGCCGCCCTCCGAGATCCTCCCGACCCGCACTTCAGCCCCGCCGAACTCGAGTGGGTGACCAAGGAGAAGGGGGCCACGCTCCTGTATGCCCTGCTGGTGCGGGTGGAGTGA
- the NEURL4 gene encoding neuralized-like protein 4 isoform X2 — MAAGSGGSGGSGGGPGPGPGGGGGPGGSGAGPGSGGGLGSGGELHPRTGRLVSLSACGRTARRQQPGQEFNHGLVLSREPLRDGRVFTVRIDRKVNSWSGSIEIGVTALDPSVLDFPSSATGLKGGSWVVSGCSVLRDGRSVLEEYGQDLDQLGEGDRVGVERTAAGELRLWVNGRDCGVAATGLPARVWAVVDLYGKCTQITVLPPEPGFSPPTPIPAPPLEPSTPPEDSALTEQGTSGDEAFMVSPAQARPETFPNSLESHNDFASMELSEVVGNAILSAYNGGLLNVNLSSPPAGEGLGSGGAATSPVLTSNDALLFHEKCGTLIKLSNNNKTAERRRPLDEFNNGVVMTNRPLRDNEMFEIRIDKLVDKWSGSIEIGVTTHNPNNLEYPATMTNLQSGTIMMSGCGILTNGKGTRREYCEFSLDELQEGDHIGLTRKSNSALHFFINGIDQGVATPLTPPVVYGVVDLYGMAVKVTIVHNNNHSDRLRRNNAILRALSPEGALRRAAPTAQAEPERLLFHPNCGQKAAITHEGRTALRPQYGPWGGEKPAEGALLGLGGGGWRNKRRRDSDLGSSGRASWEPRTSEQGALRRVEFLWLTSSSELQAGIAGLSWACSERGFIPESLFAVLSATDDFNHGVVLSSRALRDGEVFQVRIDKMVDKWAGSIEIGVTTHNPAYLQLPSTMTNLRSGTWMMTGNGVMHNGTTILDEYGHNLDRLKPPFFQGRGHGGRGAAGGWDSALLCQRDDSGPCSLERAPGCLRCRGPVWPGGPGHHCGRQVPPVPEPLPEGNNQVSPSSPSSGAGGSDLRFHQLHGSNAVITNGGRTALRHNCRSEFNDAIVISNRALRDGELFEIVIQKMVDRWSGSIEAGVTAIRPEDLEFPNTMTDIDYDTWMLSGTAIMQDGNTMRNNYGCDLDALGTGARIGMMRTAKGDLHYFINGQDQGAACSGLPPDVYAVVDLYGQCVQVSITNATGPMDNSLATSNTATEKSFPLHSPVAGVAHRFHSSCGKNVTLEEDGTRAVRAAGYAHGLVFSTKELKTEEVFEVKVEELDEKWAGSLRLGLTTLAPGETGPGAAGGPGLPPSLPELRSKTTWMVTSCEVRRDGQLQRMNYGRNLERLGVGSRVGIRRGADDTMHILVDGEDMGPAATGIAKNVWAVLDLYGPVRSVSVVSSTRLEEPEGTQPPSPSSDTGSEGEEDGDGEEHGLQGQNQVVVMPMALEFLENHGKNILLSNGNRTATRVASYNQGVVVIGQPLVPQLLVQVRIDSLNRQWTSSLVLGVITCPPERLNFPASACGLKRAAWLLRGRGIFHNGLKICEKFGPNLDTCPEGTILGLRLDGSGGLHLHVNGIDQGVAVPDVPQPCHALVDLYGQCEQVTIVSPEPGATSGKSAGTQGDMEKADMVDGIKESVCWGPLPATGPLKSCEYHALCSRFQELLVLPEDYFIPPPKRSLCYCESCRKLRGDEAHRRRGEPPREYALPFGWCRFNLRVNPRLEAGTLTKKWHMAYHGSNVAAVRRVLDRGELGAGTASILSCRPLKGEPGVGFEEPGENCAPPREEQPPPVLLSPSLQYAGAETLASKVQFRDPKSQRTHQAQVAFQVCVRPGSYTPGPPSAALRDPPDPHFSPAELEWVTKEKGATLLYALLVRVE; from the exons ATGGCGGCGGGGTCGGGTGGGAGTGGGGGCTCTGGGGGAGGCCCCGGGCCggggccgggtgggggtgggggccccgGCGGGAGCGGCGCAGGGCCGGGGTCCGGCGGGGGTCTGGGCAGCGGCGGGGAGCTGCACCCGCGCACTGGGCGCCTGGTGAGCCTGTCGGCCTGTGGGCGTACAGCGCGGCGGCAGCAGCCGGGCCAGGAGTTTAACCACGGGCTGGTGTTGAGCCGGGAGCCCTTGCGCGATGGACGCGTCTTCACCGTCCGCATCGACCGCAAG GTCAACTCCTGGAGTGGCTCCATCGAGATTGGGGTGACGGCACTGGACCCCAGCGTGCTGGACTTCCCGAGCAGTGCCACAGGGCTGAAGGGGGGCTCATGGGTGGTGTCAGGCTGCTCTGTGTTGAGGGACGGACGTTCTGTGCTGGAGGAGTATGGGCAGGACCTGGACCAGCTTGGGGAAGGGGACCGTGTGGGCGTGGAGCGCACAGCTGCTGGGGAGCTGCGGCTCTGGGTGAACGGGCGGGATTGCGGGGTGGCCGCCACGGGCCTTCCCGCTCGTGTCTGGGCCGTCGTGGACCTTTATGGCAAGTGCACCCAGATCACCGTGCTGCCCCCTGAGCCAGGTTTCAGCCCCCCTACTCCCATCCCCGCACCTCCCCTCGAGCCTTCCACACCCCCCGAAGATTCCGCCTTGACGGAACAGGGGACCTCCGGGGATGAAG CCTTCATGGTGTCCCCAGCGCAGGCCCGGCCGGAGACGTTTCCTAACAGCCTTGAGTCGCATAATG ACTTTGCCAGCATGGAGCTCTCCGAGGTGGTGGGCAACGCCATCCTGTCTGCCTACAACGGGGGGCTCCTAAATGTGAACCTGAGCTCCCCGCCGGCAGGGGAAGGACTGGGGTCTGGCGGTGCCGCCACCTCGCCCGTCCTCACTTCCAACGATGCCCTGCTCTTTCACGAGAAGTGCGGGACGCTCATCAAACTAAGCAACAACAATAAGACCGCCGAGCGTCGCCGGCCCCTGGATGAGTTCAACAATGGGGTGGTCATGACCAACCGTCCCCTGCGGGACAACGAGATGTTCGAG ATTCGCATCGACAAGCTCGTAGACAAGTGGTCGGGCTCCATTGAGATTGGTGTCACCACCCACAACCCCAACAACCTTGAGTACCCAGCTACCATGACCAACCTGCAGTCAG GCACCATCATGATGAGCGGCTGCGGGATCTTGACCAACGGCAAGGGCACTCGCCGGGAGTACTGTGAGTTCAGTCTGGATGAGCTGCAG GAAGGTGACCACATTGGCCTCACGAGGAAGTCCAACTCTGCCCTACACTTCTTCATTAACGGCATTGACCAGG GCGTGGCTACCCCACTGACGCCCCCAGTGGTGTATGGTGTGGTGGACTTGTACGGGATGGCCGTGAAGGTGACCATCGTCCATAACAACAACCACAGCGACCGCCTCCGCCGGAACAATGCCATCCTGCGGGCACTGTCTCCAGAGGGTGCCCTCCGCCGCGCCGCCCCCACCGCCCAGGCTGAGCCCGAGCGCCTGCTTTTCCACCCCAACTGCGGGCAGAAGGCAGCTATCACCCACGAGGGACGCACTGCCCTGAGGCCCCAGTATGGCccatggggtggggagaagcctgCAGAAGGGGCTCTGTTgggattggggggcggggggtggagaaACAAGAGGCGGAGGGATTCTGACCTGGGGAGCTCGGGTCGGGCGAGCTGGGAGCCTCGCACCAGCGAGCAGGGAGCCTTGCGGAGAGTGGAGTTTCTCTGGTTGACTTCAAGCAGTGAGCTTCAGGCAGGCATCGCTGGGCTAAGTTGGGCATGCTCAGAGCGCGGGTTCATACCTGAGTCCCTGTTCGCTGTCCTCAGTGCCACCGATGACTTCAACCACGGCGTGGTGCTGAGCAGTCGGGCCCTGCGGGACGGAGAGGTGTTCCAGGTGCGCATAGACAAGATGGTGGACAAGTGGGCTGGCTCCATTGAGATTGGGGTCACCACCCACAACCCCGCCTACCTCCAGCTGCCCTCCACCATGACCAACCTGCGCTCTG GGACGTGGATGATGACCGGGAACGGGGTGATGCACAACGGGACGACCATCTTAGACGAATATGGGCACAACCTGGACCGCCTCAAG CCCCCCTTCTTCCAAGGCAGGGGACACGGTGGGCGTGGTGCGGCGGGAGGATGGGACTCTGCACTTCTTTGTCAACGGGATGACTCAGGGCCCTGCAGCCTGGAACGTGCCCCCGGGTGTCTACGCTGTCGTGGACCTGTATGGCCAGGCGGCCCAGGCCACCATTGTGGACGAC AGGTGCCCCCCGTGCCTGAGCCGCTCCCTGAAGGGAACAACCAGGTGTCCCCCAGCTCCCCATCATCAGGCGCCGGGGGCTCCGACCTTCGCTTCCACCAGCTGCACGGCAGTAACGCCGTCATCACCAATGGGGGCCGCACAGCGCTCCGCCACAACTGCCGCAGCGAGTTCAACGATGCCATTGTCATCTCCAACCG GGCCCTGCGGGACGGAGAGCTGTTCGAGATTGTCATTCAGAAGATGGTGGACCGCTGGTCAGGCTCCATTGAGGCTG GGGTGACTGCTATTCGGCCGGAGGACCTTgagtttcccaacaccatgacAGACATCGACTACGACACCTGGATGCTGAG CGGCACGGCCATCATGCAGGACGGGAACACCATGCGCAACAACTACGGCTGCGACTTGGACGCGCTGGGCACAGGCGCGCGCATCGGCATGATGCGCACGGCCAAGGGTGACCTGCACTACTTCATCAATGGCCAGGACCAGGGCGCCGCCTGCTCAGGCTTGCCCCCGG ACGTGTACGCAGTGGTGGATCTCTATGGCCAGTGTGTCCAGGTGTCCATCACCAACGCCACCGGCCCCATGGACAACAGCCTGGCGACCAGCAACACCGCCACCGAGAAGTCCTTCCCCCTGCACTCCCCAG TGGCCGGTGTGGCTCACCGCTTCCACAGCTCTTGTGGCAAGAATGTCACTCTGGAGGAGGACGGCACGAGGGCGGTGCGCGCGGCCGGCTACGCTCACGGCCTCGTCTTCAGCACCAAGGAGCTCAAGACGGAGGAGGTCTTCGAG GTGAAGGTGGAGGAGCTGGATGAGAAGTGGGCGGGCTCCCTCCGCCTGGGGCTGACCACACTAGCGCCCGGGGAGACAGGGCCTGGCGCAGCCGGCGGCCCGGggctgcctccctctctgcctgagcTGCGGTCAAAGACCACCTGGATGGTGACCAGCTGTGAAGTGAGGCGCGACGGGCAGCTCCAGAGGATGAACTATGGCCGGAACCTCGAGAGGCTGGGG GTGGGGAGCCGCGTGGGCATCCGTCGGGGTGCCGATGACACGATGCACATCCTGGTGGACGGAGAGGACATGGGGCCCGCGGCCACTGGCATCGCTAAG AACGTGTGGGCCGTGCTGGATCTCTACGGGCCGGTACGGAGCGTGTCTGTTGTGAGCTCCACGCGGCTGGAGGAGCCAGAGGGCACCCAGCCGCCTTCTCCCAGTTCGGACACTGGCAGCGAGGGCGAGGAGGACGGCGACGGGGAGGAGCACGGCCTGCAG GGCCAGAATCAAGTGGTCGTTATGCCCATGGCCCTTGAGTTCTTGGAAAACCACGGGAAGAACATCCTCCTGTCCAATGGGAACCGCACGGCCACGCGGGTGGCCAGCTACAACCAGGGCGTTGTCGTCATCGGCCAGCCCCTGGTGCCCCAGCTGTTGGTCCAG GTGCGGATAGACTCCCTGAACCGACAGTGGACATCTTCGCTGGTCCTGGGCGTCATCACGTGCCCGCCGGAGAGGCTCAACTTCCCCGCGTCAGCCTGCGGCCTCAAGCGGGCGGCCTGGCTGCTGCGGGGCCGTGGCATCTTCCACAACGGTCTCAAG atcTGTGAGAAGTTCGGGCCCAATCTGGACACGTGTCCTGAGGGCACCATCCTGGGCCTGCGGCTGGATGGCTCTGGAGGGCTGCACCTGCACGTGAACGGGATAGACCAGGGCGTGGCTGTGCCAGACGTGCCCCAGCCCTGCCACGCGCTTGTGGATCTCTACGGGCAGTGTGAGCAG GTGACAATCGTGAGTCCGGAGCCGGGAGCTACCAGTGGGAAGAGTGCTGGTACCCAGGGAGACATGGAGAAAGCAGACATGGTGGACG GCATCAAGGAGAGTGTGTGCTGGGGCCCTCTGCCCGCCACCGGCCCTCTGAAGAGCTGCGAGTACCATGCCCTTTGCTCCCGCTTCCAAGAACTGCTAGTGCTTCCTG aGGATTATTTCATCCCTCCTCCGAAGCGGAGCCTGTGCTACTGTGAGTCTTGCCGGAAGCTTCGAGGGGACGAGGCCCACAGGCGCCGTGGGGAGCCCCCCCGGGAGTACGCGCTGCCCTTTGGCTGGTGCAGGTTCAACCTCAG GGTGAATCCGCGCTTGGAAGCTGGGACGCTGACCAAGAAGTGGCACATGGCATATCATGGGAGCAACGTGGCAGCGGTCAGGAGGGTGCTGGACCGAGGGGAGCTGGGAGCAG GCACCGCCTCCATCCTGAGCTGCCGGCCCTTGAAAGGCGAGCCCGGGGTAGGGTTTGAGGAGCCTGGGGAGAACTGCGCGCCCCCACGGGAGGAGCAGCCCCCTCCGGTgctgctttccccctccctccagtaTGCTGGGGCCGAGACCCTGGCATCCAAAGTGCA ATTCCGGGACCCCAAGTCCCAGCGTACGCACCAGGCCCAGGTGGCGTTCCAGGTGTGCGTGCGCCCCGGCTCCTACACTCCCGGGCCCCCTTCGGCCGCCCTCCGAGATCCTCCCGACCCGCACTTCAGCCCCGCCGAACTCGAGTGGGTGACCAAGGAGAAGGGGGCCACGCTCCTGTATGCCCTGCTGGTGCGGGTGGAGTGA